The following proteins are encoded in a genomic region of Callospermophilus lateralis isolate mCalLat2 chromosome 5 unlocalized genomic scaffold, mCalLat2.hap1 SUPER_5_unloc_2, whole genome shotgun sequence:
- the LOC143399557 gene encoding uncharacterized protein LOC143399557, translating into MEEPMILPVQTRSGQGILLQRPMAGWTLHILGPHRARIPDVPRKYGASLEPPKTMNVRLVLAGPGAMRSTERMSGLPRRRKMTSVAFEDVAVNFTQEEWALLEPSQKNLYIDVMREVLRNLASIGDTWEDQNMEYQNTNTKRDVRPIISHSANQPYEKEECGGKLYECKEKRKSSISLTSVQCQMSEHTVNGPNGGLTCGREFSCSRCFQKYQPSHTGEQPPGCKHCGGAITISNNLQMHEQTPPGETTYRCKQCGKAFTHSYSLQKHKRNHTSKKLHECKECGKAFIKFSYLRIHKRTHTGEKPYECKQCGKAFPSSSKLRKHERIHTGEKCYECKECGKVCTCYSELQIHERTHTGEKPYECKQCGKAYARISRLHSHEKTHTGEKPYECKQCGKAFATSGNLQIHGRTHTGEKPYECKQCGKAFISSTAHQIHKRIRTGEKPYECKQCGKAFIRSSALRSHERTHTGEKPYE; encoded by the exons GGACTCTGCATATCCTGGGGCCCCACCGAGCTCGGATACCCGACGTCCCTAGGAAGTACGGCGCGTCACTGGAGCCCCCCAAAACGATGAATGTGCGGCTAGTACTGGCCGGACCCG GTGCTATGAGGTCCACAGAAAGGATGTCAGGTCTCCCCAGAAGGCGGAAAATG ACCTCAGTGGCCTTTGAGGATGTGGCTGTGAACTTCACCCAGGAAGAGTGGGCTTTGCTGGAACCTTCCCAGAAGAATCTCTACATAGATGTGATGCGGGAAGTCCTTAGAAACCTGGCTTCTATAG GAGACACATGGGAGGACCAGAACATGGAATATCAGAACACAAATACCAAGAGAGATGTAAG GCCCATCATATCTCACTCTGCAAACCAACCATATGAGAAGGAGGAGTGTGGCGGAAAGCTATATGAATGTAAAGAGAAGAGAAAATCCTCCATTTCTCTCACAAGTGTTCAATGCCAGATGTCAGAGCACACTGTAAATGGACCTAATGGAGGTCTGACATGTGGAAGAGAGTTCAGTTGTTCCAGGTGTTTTCAAAAatatcaaccatctcatactGGAGAGCAGCCACCTGGATGTAAGCATTGTGGAGGCGCCATTACTATTTCAAATAACCTTCAAATGCATGAACAAACTCCTCCTGGAGAGACGACTTACAGATGTAAgcagtgtgggaaagccttcactcATTCATATTCTCTTCAAAAACATAAACGAAATCATACAAGTAAGAAGCTCCatgaatgtaaagaatgtggtaaAGCCTTCATTAAATTCTCCTACCTTCGAATACATAAacgaactcatactggagagaagccctatgaatgtaaacagTGTGGTAAAGCCTTTCCTTCATCCAGTAAACTTCGTAAGCATGAAAGAATTCACACTGGGGAAAAGTGCTatgaatgtaaagaatgtggtaaAGTCTGCACATGTTACTCTGAACTTCAAATACATGAACGAACTCACACAGGAGAAAAGCcgtatgaatgtaagcagtgtggcaaggCTTATGCTCGGATTTCTCGCCTTCACTCACATGAaaaaactcatactggagagaagccctatgaatgtaaacagTGTGGGAAAGCCTTCGCTACATCTGGTAACCTTCAAATACATGGaagaactcatactggagagaagccttatgagtgtaaacaatgtgggaaagcctttatTTCTTCCACTGCCCATCAAATACATAAACGAATTCGTacaggagagaagccctatgaatgtaagcagtgtggcaaagccttcatTCGATCCTCTGCCCTTCGCTCACATGAaagaactcatactggagagaagccctatgaatga